In the Salvia miltiorrhiza cultivar Shanhuang (shh) chromosome 8, IMPLAD_Smil_shh, whole genome shotgun sequence genome, TatgtcaaaaaaagaaaagaaaaaagaatactAATATTTCATAGAAATTGAATTAAGGCCcacagaaaaataaaagtttcacCTTTTTCCCCTCCAAATAAGGGAAAAACACACACGCAAAGCAAGACAGTAAAATCACAGAAATTCAAAACAGATCTAACCCCATTcattaactctctctctctctctctctctctctctcttcctgaGATTTACAAATGTTTCCAATTACTATAAAGACGGCACCTTAGCTTTATCTTCACTCACTCACCTCTCCAGCACGCACAATATTGGATCGATAACAATTTATTTGTACTGTAATTATTCCTTCAATCTAACTCAGATCTGCCGGTCTCAATATTTTCGATCCGGTAAGCACTTCGCAATCCTGATCTGGCTTTCATTTGATTGGAAAATTAGGATAATTGATCTATTTGGTTCATTCCAATGCAAAGTTGTtaacttttttgtttttattgcaATGTCGAAATCTGTGAATGCACTATGTAATGAAATTGGATGGGGATTCGAAGTTTTATATTCGTAGATCTGCGTGCTCTGGACATTTTGTTGAGAAAGATTAGATTTTGTTACTTTTGAGAAACTTGGTTTGCATAATGATTGGACGTATCTTGCTTGTGATCATTCAATCAAAATAGGCAATGATTTGCTACATTCGTAGATAGCTGAATCTGAAAATTTATTTCTACAATTGTTCATTCTGCAAGAAAAAAATTCAATGTAACTGTGAATCTAGTTGCGAGAGAAACTTGGTTCCTCTAAACGAAATTAGTTTTACTCTGGTAGTACCGTGATTGTTCATTTCTAAATGCTCAGTGCATGCGACCTTATGCTGTAGTTTTTATTTATCGCAGACACTCCGAGATCGGCGGTACTTTATTTTTTCTCCCTCTAAAAATTGgtgttatttttatattttcttgaaaaactAAACATACATTGTCTTAGAGCTTTATCTTCTCTTAGATCTGTTGGACATCTCAGCTAATTTTACTTGTGTAATTGTGTATGTCTTTAGACTTTACCCTCACACCGTGGTTGCCTTTTTGTTTGTGGTTTCTTTATACTACTCTTGTTGTGGTTATAGCGTTGAAAAGAGAAATGACAATTGAGCCAGTTCTATCTCTCGACTTGCAACTTATTTTGCTAAATTTATTGTATGTACTCTATTATGTTAAGACTTGTAATACAATTCCGTTTTGTTAAGCATACGTAGGAggaatagtaattttttttattctcatgaattatttttttgattgAAAATTATTATGTTGATTTTTCTGGCATTAATGATTTATTAACATTCTCATACTTGTCAAATTTATCTAATTGTCTATTGATGTTACAGGTTGCTACACTGAATAGTGGTGATTGTAATTTCTTGGTTGATAGACTCCAAAATCTCTGTAACACGACTAAACTTCTGAACCATATGGTCCAGATTTTGAGGCAATAGTTTTACCCCAACAagagaaaaaagggaaaaacttAGGGTGGTTGGAGAGGCGGGGGCCTTTTCAAGTTTTAGTTAATCTACATAAATGTCGAGGGGACGGCCAGATGGAGCACAAAAGAAGCGGTGGTTGACTACTGTATGTGTTGTAGCTCTATTTCTTGTTTTTCTATATGTCTACTATGGCTCTAAGAATACCGGGGAGTCTGCTTTAGAGTATGGCAGCCGGTCTTTGAGAAAGCTGGGGTCTTCTTACTTGGGCGGAGATGAAGATTCTGATCTTGGTGGTAAGCAAGATGAAGCCAAGTTCGGGCTAGATGACAGTGAGGATGGCATGACTCCCAAGAGCTTCCCTGTAAGTGTTTAGACAACACATTTTGTGCAAATCAAGTTTGTCTCTCATCATAAAAATGATACGAATTGTCTCTAATTGACTGTTTATGATCTCATTGTGTTCGGTTTCTAAGGTCTGTGATGATCGCCATTCGGAACTGATTCCCTGTCTGGACAGAAATCTTATTTATCAAATGAGACTGAAGCTGGACCTATCATTGATGGAGCACTACGAGAGGCACTGCCCGTTACCTGAAAGGCGGTTCAATTGTTTGATTCCTCCTCCTCCTGGGTACAAGGTGAGGTCTTCGAGCTCTAGGTTTATAGAACTGTTTTTGAAGTTTGCTGCATAATAAAGTTGGCGAATAGATTGTTTTGCTTCTTTCTTTAATTCTTTTGATCCTTTCTTGGAGTTACAGATCCCGATTAAGTGGCCAAGTAGCAGAGATGAGGTTTGGAAAGCTAATATACCTCACACTCACCTTGCACACGAGAAGTCGGACCAGAACTGGATGGTTGTTAAAGGCGATAAGATTCATTTCCCCGGAGGAGGCACCCACTTTCATTATGGAGCAGATAAATATATCGCACACTTGGCAAATGTAAGTTTCTCGCTATCATAGTACCAAGAATTGCATAATTAACGTGATTTAGTAAATATACTGCAATAACTGATTTATAATAAAActcaatttttgtaattttgctTTCATTTGGCAGATGCTCAACTTTTCAAACAATGTGTTGAACAATGAAGGAAGATTGCGCACGGTTTTTGACGTCGGCTGTGGTGTGGCAAGTTTTGGCGGTTACCTACTTTCATCCGATATCATTACCATGTCGCTTGCTCCTAACGACGTGCACCAAAATCAAATCCAATTTGCTCTGGAGAGAGGGATACCTGCATATTTAGGTGTTCTTGGGACGAAGAGACTTCCTTATCCGAGCAGGTCTTTCGAACTTGCTCACTGTTCTCGTTGTAGAATCGATTGGTTGCAGAGGGACGGAATCCTTCTCCTTGAATTAGATCGGGTGCTTAGACCTGGAGGCTATTTCGCCTACTCGTCTCCCGAAGCTTATGCTCAGGACGAAGAGGATCTGAGAATATGGAAGGAGATGAGTGCGCTCGTGGAGCGCATGTGTTGGAGAATCGCGGTGAAGAAAAACCAAACCGTCATTTGGCAGAAGCCGTTGAGTAATGATTGCTATTTGGAGAGAGAACCCGGTACTCAGCCACCTCTCTGCCGATCTGATGACGACCCTGATGCTGTCGGGAGCGTGCCGATGGAGGCGTGCATTACGCCTTATTCTGATCGTAAGCATCTTACTACATTTATTACCTAGAGTCTAGAGATCTCTtttaaggaaaaagaagaaaaacttAAGTCTGCCTCAAAAAGTCCATGGCAAAGTTTCTCTGATATGACTTTAGTTATTTATGTAACATTTTGTTTCTCATTATCAGATGATCACAAAACAAAAGGTAGTGGACTGGCGCCATGGCCTGCTCGATTAACTACTCCTCCTCCACGCCTTGCTGATTTTGGCTATTCGAGTGATATGTTCGAGAAGGACATGGTAAATGGGCACattctttctctatttcttAAACCCCTACAACTCATTATGCTCGTGCATGCATATGTGCCCAAATATATTGATATTATTCTCGCTGATTAAAAACAGGAACTATGGAGGCGGAGGGTTGACAACTACTGGAGTCTCTTGAGCCCGAAGATCTCATCCGATACTATCAGGAACGTGATGGACATGAAAGCGAACTTGGGGTCGTTTGCTGCTGCCTTGAAAGACAAGGATGTGTGGGTGATGAACGTTGTAGCTGACGATGGACCCAAAACGCTTAAGATTGTCTATGACAGAGGCTTGATTGGCTCAGTTCATAACTGGTACGCCAATTAACTGTGGTGGCTcaagatgttttgatgtttttctttCGTTAGTGATCTAGTATTAGTTGATGACAGCACCATTCATAAGTTTTGAGTCCTTATTTAATAAACTGCAGGTGTGAAGCCTTCTCTACGTACCCGAGAACCTATGATTTGCTCCACGCCTGGAACATCCTTTCAGACATCGAGAAGAAGGGTTGCAGTGGCGAGGATCTACTGCTTGAGATGGACCGCATTCTCAGGCCTACCGGATTTGCCATTTTCCGGGACAGGCAGCCAGTTATCGACTTTGTGAAGAAGTATCTGGCTGCGTTGCACTGGGAAGCAGTGGCGACCGGAGAGCCCAATCAGGACGATGGAGACGAGGTTGTTTTTATCATCCAGAAGAAGCTGTGGCTGACAAGTGAGAGCTTCAGAGATGCAGAGTAGGCTGTTGTGGTTGGTCGATGTGCCTCTTGTTATATTTGTTCAACATATTCTTGGGATTAAAGAAGCATTTTCCCAAGAGGTAAAGGGAAAATCATTTCTATTTTAGTGGACAATGCATGGAGTAATTTATTTATAGGCTACATTTTGATTGATTGTGTTATTGTAAAATTAAGATTTTGGTGAACTATAGTTGCTACTCAGAATAATTTTTTA is a window encoding:
- the LOC131001204 gene encoding probable methyltransferase PMT3, translated to MSRGRPDGAQKKRWLTTVCVVALFLVFLYVYYGSKNTGESALEYGSRSLRKLGSSYLGGDEDSDLGGKQDEAKFGLDDSEDGMTPKSFPVCDDRHSELIPCLDRNLIYQMRLKLDLSLMEHYERHCPLPERRFNCLIPPPPGYKIPIKWPSSRDEVWKANIPHTHLAHEKSDQNWMVVKGDKIHFPGGGTHFHYGADKYIAHLANMLNFSNNVLNNEGRLRTVFDVGCGVASFGGYLLSSDIITMSLAPNDVHQNQIQFALERGIPAYLGVLGTKRLPYPSRSFELAHCSRCRIDWLQRDGILLLELDRVLRPGGYFAYSSPEAYAQDEEDLRIWKEMSALVERMCWRIAVKKNQTVIWQKPLSNDCYLEREPGTQPPLCRSDDDPDAVGSVPMEACITPYSDHDHKTKGSGLAPWPARLTTPPPRLADFGYSSDMFEKDMELWRRRVDNYWSLLSPKISSDTIRNVMDMKANLGSFAAALKDKDVWVMNVVADDGPKTLKIVYDRGLIGSVHNWCEAFSTYPRTYDLLHAWNILSDIEKKGCSGEDLLLEMDRILRPTGFAIFRDRQPVIDFVKKYLAALHWEAVATGEPNQDDGDEVVFIIQKKLWLTSESFRDAE